The region TAAACATGGATATTCCGACAATAAAATTACAGTTAgcacaaaaatatacattagCATCAAGCTCATTTGAGCCACTTCAAACTCAAACTtaaaaagtgcaaaaaaaaaataaaataaaaaaaaaataaaaaaaaaataaaaagttttagTTTAGTATCTTGTAGGAAGTCTGAACCTCACAAACTATTTCAACTGGTGCATTTTATAAATTTGGGGCATGTTTATAGGGAGTAGAGTGACATTTTGAAtacaagactttttttttgttgtttttttaatgaatacattAAGTCCACAATTTTCACTAGGTTCAGGTGGGCTTCAGGGGTGGCAGTATGGGAGATATGCTTCCGTAAGGCTGGAATATCATTGGACCATTGCCTCGACCTTACCATCATATACATTGGCAGCTTCTGGTGTAACCCCATGTAGCAAGTCAGTCTTCACTGTAACTGGTCAGGACCAGCCTCGACCCCCTTTCCCTGCtggaggaggggaaaaaaatggtcTTTTAAAAAACGAAAACTATCCTTAACTAATTTATGCAAGCTTAATTTGCATGATGCATGTGTTCACACGAGTCTAAAATATATCACGGAAGCCCAAAAACTGGGGAACAATATACTGAAATGTTAGAGACCATGAACAAGTACACTATGCATACAATATCTGAGACGAACAGAGACTGAAAGAAAAGCATGCAAACCTTTGGTCCATTTCTTCCACAAGGTGCCTTGTATGTGTTAGCAATTTGAAAGAAGGGAATAGTCAAAAATTTATTTTGATCAATATCACTTGAACTTAAATCATAATCAAAAGGGTGAAGACAGACACAGCTAACAGCAAAATGTGCTCTTCAAAGAGTAAATACAAACGTGTGGTCAATCAATCATAATACCTCCTGCTACTTGACCAACTATTTTCCCCCCACACATCACATACCACACGGCCTCTCTGCTGAGTTCCTCCCCTGGACCCGCGTGTGCCTCTGCTGGATCCTGGGCCTCCACGCTGGGAGAAACCAGCTCTTCCTCTAGCTGTGGCTGTTCCACGGCCCCGGGAGAGTGCAGATCCACGAGCTCCTCGACCACCTCTTCCTCTGCCTTGGGCTTGGAAGTCTTCATAGCCGTAGTATGGATCTTCATATCCTCCTCGGTAGTTGTGATAGTCATAGCCATAGTAATCATAGTAATTCTCATAGCCATAGTAGTCGTGGGGATATGAAAATCCTCCtctgcctcctcttcctcttgccCTTGGAGGAGGCATGTGTGGTGCGCCATAGTAATAATAATCGTCATACCTGGAGGAGTTCcagtaattaattttaaattaagcaGCACACAGAACACACTGATTGCAGATAGAAATGTCTAACGCCACATATAAATGCAAAGATGAGCTTACATTTGAGTTTTTGCAGCTTGCCTCTGAGCCTTACGCTCCTTCCTTTTCTGATCAGGTGGTTTAGCAAAAACAATTTCAATTTGTTCACCTTCCAAATCTTTCCCATTCATTTCTGCTAAGGCCTATTGAGAAATATAAAAAGTGAAACAATTAATTACAAATACAGCAAAAACACAAgcagatattatatatatatatataaaatattaataaaaaaatgaagcaTTACCTTAACAGCACCTTCCCGTTCCTCAAAATGAATAAAGGCATAATCTTTAAGCTTCTTGACCCTCTCCAACTTTCCAAATTGGCTGAATGTTTTTTCTAAGAGCTCTTCTGAAACAGTGCTTGCAAGGTTTCTTACAAAAAGTACTTTAACCTGAAATAAACatggaaacatttttaaacatggaaACATTGAGAGCAAATAAAAtttgtgattaaaaatataGTGATGATACATTTGTCTGCTTGCGACGTTACCTTTGCCATAACCTCGGGGTCAGGGTCCTCAATGGGGTCGGCCCATTCCACAGTCACTACATTTCCCCACACCTTCACCTTGCCACTCATCAACCTACGTCGAGCTTGCGCAGCAGTTTTGTGATCCTCATACTCCAAAAAGCAGAAGCCCCTATTTTTCTTCTTGTCATCAGGCTGATGGTATAAAATGACATCATTCAGCCCCTCTgaggaaaagcagagagaggatTACACATTGGTAGTACATTTATTctgtattaatttaaatttgaatgcatgttttacacaacacaTTGATGGTTTACAAAAAGGGACGTTATACATTTTACTAACCTGTAACTTTGGCAAATTCCTCCACTATCTGCTCCTTGGTTTTACTCTTGGGGATAGATCCCACAAACAGTCTATTATTGGCGACAGAGATGCAAACACCAATGTGTTTGCCAGGGCGTATCTCATTGTTGTTACACTAGAAGagatttaaaaagataaaaaattaaagacaaaaacaaaaagtaaactGCAAATACAATCTTGggtcacacatttaaaaaaaaaaaaaaaaactcagactaCTGATACCACTACTTACCAATTTAACTGCCTCCTGAGCAGCCTCTTTAGTGCAAAAAGTGACAAAGGCATAACCCCTATTTAGACCACTAAGGGGGTCCATCATTAGACGCAGATCCCATATGGGCCCTGCTTTTTCAAACAGGGGGACCAGCTCATCTTCAAAGAGATCTCTTGGAATTTTTCCCACAAAAATCTAAGAAAATGAAAATTACT is a window of Hoplias malabaricus isolate fHopMal1 chromosome 1, fHopMal1.hap1, whole genome shotgun sequence DNA encoding:
- the syncripl gene encoding synaptotagmin binding, cytoplasmic RNA interacting protein, like isoform X1 yields the protein MATEHINGNGTEEPMETSAAVTHSEHFQTLLDAGLPRKVAVKLDEIYVAGLVSHSDLDDRAIEALKEFNEEGALQVLLQFKDSDLSHVQNKSAFLCGVMKTYRQREKQGTKVSDSNKGPDEAKIKALLERTGYTLDVTTGQRKYGGPPPETTHSGAQPSVGTEIFVGKIPRDLFEDELVPLFEKAGPIWDLRLMMDPLSGLNRGYAFVTFCTKEAAQEAVKLCNNNEIRPGKHIGVCISVANNRLFVGSIPKSKTKEQIVEEFAKVTEGLNDVILYHQPDDKKKNRGFCFLEYEDHKTAAQARRRLMSGKVKVWGNVVTVEWADPIEDPDPEVMAKVKVLFVRNLASTVSEELLEKTFSQFGKLERVKKLKDYAFIHFEEREGAVKALAEMNGKDLEGEQIEIVFAKPPDQKRKERKAQRQAAKTQMYDDYYYYGAPHMPPPRARGRGGRGGFSYPHDYYGYENYYDYYGYDYHNYRGGYEDPYYGYEDFQAQGRGRGGRGARGSALSRGRGTATARGRAGFSQRGGPGSSRGTRGSRGGTQQRGRVAPCGRNGPKQGKGVEAGPDQLQ
- the syncripl gene encoding synaptotagmin binding, cytoplasmic RNA interacting protein, like isoform X2, yielding MATEHINGNGTEEPMETSAAVTHSEHFQTLLDAGLPRKVAVKLDEIYVAGLVSHSDLDDRAIEALKEFNEEGALQVLLQFKDSDLSHVQNKSAFLCGVMKTYRQREKQGTKVSDSNKGPDEAKIKALLERTGYTLDVTTGQRKYGGPPPETTHSGAQPSVGTEIFVGKIPRDLFEDELVPLFEKAGPIWDLRLMMDPLSGLNRGYAFVTFCTKEAAQEAVKLCNNNEIRPGKHIGVCISVANNRLFVGSIPKSKTKEQIVEEFAKVTEGLNDVILYHQPDDKKKNRGFCFLEYEDHKTAAQARRRLMSGKVKVWGNVVTVEWADPIEDPDPEVMAKVKVLFVRNLASTVSEELLEKTFSQFGKLERVKKLKDYAFIHFEEREGAVKALAEMNGKDLEGEQIEIVFAKPPDQKRKERKAQRQAAKTQMYDDYYYYGAPHMPPPRARGRGGRGGFSYPHDYYGYENYYDYYGYDYHNYRGGYEDPYYGYEDFQAQGRGRGGRGARGSALSRGRGTATARGRAGFSQRGGPGSSRGTRGSRGGTQQRGRVQGKGVEAGPDQLQ
- the syncripl gene encoding synaptotagmin binding, cytoplasmic RNA interacting protein, like isoform X3, with protein sequence MKTYRQREKQGTKVSDSNKGPDEAKIKALLERTGYTLDVTTGQRKYGGPPPETTHSGAQPSVGTEIFVGKIPRDLFEDELVPLFEKAGPIWDLRLMMDPLSGLNRGYAFVTFCTKEAAQEAVKLCNNNEIRPGKHIGVCISVANNRLFVGSIPKSKTKEQIVEEFAKVTEGLNDVILYHQPDDKKKNRGFCFLEYEDHKTAAQARRRLMSGKVKVWGNVVTVEWADPIEDPDPEVMAKVKVLFVRNLASTVSEELLEKTFSQFGKLERVKKLKDYAFIHFEEREGAVKALAEMNGKDLEGEQIEIVFAKPPDQKRKERKAQRQAAKTQMYDDYYYYGAPHMPPPRARGRGGRGGFSYPHDYYGYENYYDYYGYDYHNYRGGYEDPYYGYEDFQAQGRGRGGRGARGSALSRGRGTATARGRAGFSQRGGPGSSRGTRGSRGGTQQRGRVAPCGRNGPKQGKGVEAGPDQLQ